The genomic DNA CGGCGCCGTGCCATCCAGATTCGAAACTTGGCTTCTCAGGCGACAAATGGATATTGAAAATTCGTACAATCAATTGAAGCCCATGCTTCGCGAAGTCCTTAGCAAGGAGAACCTCGTTCTCGACCCGAAGGGGAGTCGACAAGTCCATGGGGATATTGTTCATCATCCACTGAGGAACTGCCCAGGGAATAAATCTCCCACAGTCAGGCTGGACGGCCTCGAGGTTTGTCATACGCCAGTTCTGCAGCCGGTCCTCGTACTCGATCTCGGCTTCCCTTTCATTGGGTTGCGGCATCtgctcctccacctccttcGGCAGAGGATAGTATTCTGCTTTCCTATATTCGATCCGTGCTCGTGAGTGAAGCATATCCTTCAGGGGCGTCAGTGTGATCTCAAGTTGGCTGGTTACTTTGTTGAACAACTCCTCAATGATCTCGTATAGCTCGCTGTACTTGTCGGGATGCAAATTGTTGATGTAGCTCGTGATGTGCCATTTGCCATCGTCTCCCAAGTTCATCTCGAATGGAAGCATTTGGAATTGTCGGCTGTACGGCCTGGTTACGATATCAGCTTGGGTCGCAACTCTCGTCGCAATATCCTCTCTGGTGATTCCAGTTTCTTCAGGAGGGGGAATGACCTCTCCTTGGCCGATAAACTTAAGCGACTCGTCAGTACCGATGATCTTGTCTGTTAAAGCGCGAGTACGACCATATACGAGACAGCAAAATGCGACTGGGAGAAGATCTTCTTGTACATATCCAGTCCCGGGGTTGAAAAACCGCATTTCCTGCGGAACATCCTCGAGGCGCTTGACGGCGTTCAAGAGCCTGACGCGGAATTCATCAGAAATGTTGACGTCGGACTTTGTGACATCCCCGTTGTACAGGGCGATTGCACCGCTATGTTCATAGAGGGCGGACTTGAAGCGGAGCTCGTCTATGATCCAATTTTCCATGTTCGGGGTGATATCTGGCTCCTTCTCCCTCGCTTCCTTCTTCCACGCTTCCGCAACATCATCGTTGTGGATCTATCCCGGTCAGTAAATTGAAATAGGAAAAGTAATGGTTAATCAACATGCCCTTTTGTGCCATTCATGTGTATCCGTAATGCCCTCCATTATTCTTAACATCTGGAACTCGCGAAGTGTTTGAAGAGGTTGACTGAGCTTTATGTCAATATAACAAGATTCCGGTAGAACGATAGACTTGAATAATAATGAATTTCTAGGCACATACTCTGCATTTCCTTGTTTGATATCGCGATCATCGTTGGCGTTTGGGAATAAACTCCTGTTGTGGATGCCATATACATTCTTTTGCATAGGTGCGAAATCCAATGGCAATCCAAACCCAGGACGCAGGAATGGGTTATCCTGTATATCAGGGTCGTTCAGAGaggtcttctctttgaaaGATTGTTGGAACATGATTACTATGTATCAACCCGATTAGCTTTGGAGCACATGAGGCACGGCTAGCAATAGTGATTAAGGAAAAGCAACAGCTTACCAAGACCGGCGAATCTCCAAACTGAAGAGTTACAAATTCGTGAGAACTAAATCAACAGCGCGGTGTTAAAGCTCCTTGAGGTGACGATTCCGCTGGCCCAGGTAGAAGACTTCCACGCAAAAGGCTCTGATGTGGAAAAAGGAATGGCACggttgaaaagaaagaatctCGACATATGGACTTCATCAATGGTCATATCGGGAGCCCACGGCGATGAGCCAGGGGTGCTTTAATTCACGGTAAAGGTAAATATGAAATAAGTCGTCCCATCCGGAACGGTTTGGAAACGAATATTCCCTACAAAGACCAACACTAAAGTAGAACAGGCATGCAATGTCGAAACTGTTTTGAAACCATCGCGGAGGTCGCCTCCGATGTATACTGACGGACCAGAAACGCGGGAACTATGAGATCACAATTGCAGAATCTAGATGAACTAAGGGACCAGGTTCCGTAAGACTATTGAGAAATATCCGGATGGCTGTTTTatacccttttttttttttggtgaATAAACAGTCATGCCCGGGCGAACAGGTACTTCTGCACAATACCCCAGTACCGCTCGGGATCGGCCCTCATATGGCTCACATGAGGAGATCCGATGAACTTTTCGCGACGCACATAACAACCCATAGCCTTTGCCAGGTAGGCATGTCTCTCCACGTCTCTCCAGTGCACCAGATCATCGGCATCCGAATAGATGTAGCACCTTTTGGGTCGACCTTTCGGATCGATCCCATGCAGTAGACGGCTATCATTTATTGCATCTCGGGCAGTGGTGATGGCATCTTTTGTGCCAGTTAGCCTTCGAAAAATTGCATTCAAGAACAAAAACGCGTATAAGGCAATTTTGAGGAGAAATCGCAGGATCAACATTCCCGGAAACGCGAACGAAAAAGCTTTCATGACACCGCTGACGGTTGTTGTTCCGGGTGCGCTGTCGAAGATCATCGATGAGACGCGCATCGGATTGCCTGTCAGCTTCTCATATGTCTCAAGCAGATTTGTCGTCGAAGAGACTCCTCCATTCGAGAACATGTGCAGAAACACCGGGTCTCCGGGCGACGATGAGCCCCGGATGGCTTCGACAGCCGGCATGACCCGGGCCTGCTGAGTTTCCTTAGAAGCACCGAAAAGAAAGTCATTGGAAGAGCTTAGGACGAAGATAATCCTGGCTGCAGGTGCCAGGCGTCTGTATTCGAGAACGTATTTGGCCAGTGCCCGTGGAGGAGCGTTCATCCAGAAAGCAAGAACGATCGTCTTCGGGTATTGCCCTTTATATTTAACGGTTTCATCAGGCTCTTGAAGATATACAGAAGGGGAGAGCCGGGAAAAGGATGCCAAAGGATGCTGTCCGTCCAAGGGTTTGCCTGCCATGATGAAGAGTGAAGTTTGATAACGAGCGACGAAATAACGAGCGACGGGATTTAATGGAAATAAAGAGTGTAACGAGGTATTACCTCTGAGATGTCCCAATGGAGTAATTCGAGTTAGGAAGGAGTTCCTGAGCAGAGCACAGGTGATCGCACTTTCTGGTTAATATAGAAACCGGCTGTCCCCCTAACCCCTGGCTGCTTCTTGGTGCCTGAGGCATAATTCTCTCCGTCGCGCAAGAACATCCCTATAAATAACTTAAACCTCCATCGGCTACTAGGCAGTCTATTAAATAAAGATTGAAGCAGATCATTATCTTCAGTAGTTAGTAGACATATAGTtcaagaggaagaaagttTGCTCGGGCACTTATGTCCTAATTGTGACTATCAAAATATATATACGTATACCTTTTTCGGCTCGCCTTGGCCGTTGCGGGTTAGGGAGCACTAGTGAGAGCTTAAAAAGAGGACCTAAAGCGTCGCTTTCTCAAACCCTTTCAGGATCGTTCAGCCCGTCAAGGAAACGACCATGAATGCATAATAGAACGTTGGAAAGCCGAAATACGGAAGAACTGATGCCCCGGACGTTCTATCTCACTCTTTTAGGACATAAACGCAACGCTAAGGCACGCATCATGGATGACTTACTGAGTCAAAACCTCACCAACCAACTACCATTTCCAAAGTATCAAGTTTAAAATGACTTCTAGTACGCTCTACTTTTCCCAAAGCTGAAAACAATAAACACTGACACGAAGCAGCACCCCCAGACCGCCGACCAATAGTCATCTCCGGCCCTTCAGGCGTCGGCAAAGGAACGTTAGCCCAAAAGCTCCTTGACACACACCCCGGTACATTCGCATTTAGCGTGTCCCACACCACGCGCAGTCCGCGGCCCGGTGAGGTCGAAGGTGCCAACTACTACTTTGTCTCCCCTGCTACATTCTCCTCACTAATCTCGCAATATGCATTTGTCGAACATGCGGTTTTCAGTGACCATCACTACGGAACTAGCAAACAGACTATTGCAGATCAAATGGCCAAAGGGCTGGTGGTCGTGCTCGATATTGAGATGACAGGTGTCAAGAATTTGAAAGCCGACTCTGGTATTGATGCGCGCTACGTCTTTATCAAGCCGTTGAGCTTTGAGGCACTTGAGGCGCGGCTTAGGGGTCGTGGTActgagaaggaggatgaTCTACAGAAGAGGTTGAACCAAGCTAGAGTTGAGCTTGAGTACGCGAGCACGCCGGGCGTGTATGATAAAATCATTGTCAATGATGATCTTGAGAGAGCGTATAAGGAATTGGAAGAGTTTGTCTATAGGCCGATGTCCTAGCCAAACGTTGATTATCACGCTAATTCATTTGCCTCCGGGAAAGAAAGAATTTTAAAAGTGAGGTAGATGATGGTTAGGAGCTGGCACAGGCCAAAGATACTCAAAGTCTCAGCTAAGAATCGGTCGTTGGATCTAACCTCGCCGCAAACTCCAATCTCTCCGCAGGATTAGGACCCGCCATCACACCATATCGGTTGTCCCTCCCCTCATGCTTGCGAGGATGTTCTGTCTACAATGCTATCTAAGCAGTTCCGGTGACACACGATGAAGGTTATCTGGTTTCCGGCAGACTGGGTCCAGCACGCGGCCGTCAATCTCGAATGATCAAAATCAAAAGAAATTATGTTCCAACCAACCTTCAGAGGAACATATTAGCGAGCTGGAGGAACTAGGGCAGAACTAACTCACGCCTGGGTTGCCCGGGATCAGGTAATTGTTGAAATTCTCATGTATGTCTCCCTTCATCAGTAACCGTTTTGCAGTGGGTTTATGCCAGTAGTATGCTCCGCCGCATCAAGTGAAGATCCATTTCCGGAAATCGTTGTCGACCCAAGCGCCTTGAAACGTGAGCGGCTTCAAAGCCACCCCAGGTAATGGGGGGGCATTCTTGTTGATCGCACCCGATACACCATTCGTATACCGTATGTGAACTCGTTGGCTTTACCGCTCTGGTTAGAGGTTATCACTCTCTGGACAAAGGTTTCATCGGTCATGCGGATTTCGCCTATGGCAGTTAGTAGGGTAGTCATTCCATCGTTGTGAGAACATTTACTCTCGCACTGAATGTCGTACTCTCCTTTCTGAAGGGAGTCGTTGGTCGAGGATATCGCCCGACCAGATGTCCTCTGCACGACTTGAAATGAGGTTGTTAGTACATGGTAGGATAGAAAATGATACTTCCGCATTTACTAGCTTCTGATGGTGAGTTTAGTGCATTATCAGAAGATTGATACCCGAAAATAAATTCCATTGAACG from Aspergillus chevalieri M1 DNA, chromosome 1, nearly complete sequence includes the following:
- a CDS encoding DUF4246 domain-containing protein (COG:S;~EggNog:ENOG410PGN5;~InterPro:IPR025340;~PFAM:PF14033); its protein translation is MFQQSFKEKTSLNDPDIQDNPFLRPGFGLPLDFAPMQKNVYGIHNRSLFPNANDDRDIKQGNAEYIHNDDVAEAWKKEAREKEPDITPNMENWIIDELRFKSALYEHSGAIALYNGDVTKSDVNISDEFRVRLLNAVKRLEDVPQEMRFFNPGTGYVQEDLLPVAFCCLVYGRTRALTDKIIGTDESLKFIGQGEVIPPPEETGITREDIATRVATQADIVTRPYSRQFQMLPFEMNLGDDGKWHITSYINNLHPDKYSELYEIIEELFNKVTSQLEITLTPLKDMLHSRARIEYRKAEYYPLPKEVEEQMPQPNEREAEIEYEDRLQNWRMTNLEAVQPDCGRFIPWAVPQWMMNNIPMDLSTPLRVENEVLLAKDFAKHGLQLIVRIFNIHLSPEKPSFESGWHGAGQMNDHVCASAFVTIDLDNATVPTMAFRHLAETTSLDEVEHHPEDTVWLKKIFGLNVGDPAIQEPGKIRCFPNRMIMFPSTVQHRYEGLELIDRSKPGGAKAFSFFLVDPNIRITSTANVPPQRLDWAFQGADYDEFLNLNISLDKLSLGFQKQSNLPFSMSEAKRFHAQALKEVIEFTKYTDVAWDSKKVNI
- a CDS encoding TMEM53 family protein (COG:S;~EggNog:ENOG410PRFH;~InterPro:IPR029058,IPR008547;~MEROPS:MER0213608;~PFAM:PF05705;~TransMembrane:1 (o163-189i)) codes for the protein MAGKPLDGQHPLASFSRLSPSVYLQEPDETVKYKGQYPKTIVLAFWMNAPPRALAKYVLEYRRLAPAARIIFVLSSSNDFLFGASKETQQARVMPAVEAIRGSSSPGDPVFLHMFSNGGVSSTTNLLETYEKLTGNPMRVSSMIFDSAPGTTTVSGVMKAFSFAFPGMLILRFLLKIALYAFLFLNAIFRRLTGTKDAITTARDAINDSRLLHGIDPKGRPKRCYIYSDADDLVHWRDVERHAYLAKAMGCYVRREKFIGSPHVSHMRADPERYWGIVQKYLFARA
- a CDS encoding guanylate kinase (COG:F;~EggNog:ENOG410PHNN;~InterPro:IPR027417,IPR008145,IPR008144,IPR020590, IPR017665;~PFAM:PF00625;~go_function: GO:0004385 - guanylate kinase activity [Evidence IEA];~go_process: GO:0006163 - purine nucleotide metabolic process [Evidence IEA]); translation: MTSTPPDRRPIVISGPSGVGKGTLAQKLLDTHPGTFAFSVSHTTRSPRPGEVEGANYYFVSPATFSSLISQYAFVEHAVFSDHHYGTSKQTIADQMAKGLVVVLDIEMTGVKNLKADSGIDARYVFIKPLSFEALEARLRGRGTEKEDDLQKRLNQARVELEYASTPGVYDKIIVNDDLERAYKELEEFVYRPMS